The following proteins are co-located in the Planococcus plakortidis genome:
- a CDS encoding transglutaminase family protein: protein MKYKIEHTNIFDYETIVDQSMNTIRLKPRTDECQRLLSYRADITPATLTKEHVDIFGNNVETFFIAEHHQHLEVKSTSIVSIQKSPFIHRIDYSPEMNVIFHSQLFKEHYLAYLSNTAYTYITPEQMELVDRELGAMTNPVQYAIDVTEYVFDHFTYDGDSTTVTTKASESFDLKKGVCQDITHVMLGILRNKHIPARYVSGYLYVGEDSALVGDAASHAWVEFMVPGIGWVGLDPTNNVEALENHIRVGVGRDYNDVSPVQGVYRGGSQSLDVKVSVSLLDQ from the coding sequence AACAATTGTCGACCAAAGCATGAATACCATCCGCCTGAAACCACGGACGGATGAATGCCAGCGCCTCCTGTCCTACCGTGCGGATATCACGCCCGCGACATTGACGAAAGAACATGTCGATATTTTTGGCAATAATGTCGAGACGTTTTTCATTGCGGAACATCACCAGCACCTGGAAGTGAAATCGACGTCCATCGTCAGCATCCAGAAAAGCCCGTTCATCCATCGCATCGATTACTCGCCGGAAATGAACGTCATTTTCCATTCCCAATTGTTTAAAGAACATTACTTGGCGTACTTGAGCAATACCGCTTATACGTACATCACGCCGGAACAGATGGAATTGGTCGACAGGGAGCTCGGGGCGATGACCAATCCGGTGCAATACGCAATCGATGTGACTGAGTACGTATTCGACCATTTCACCTATGACGGCGATTCGACGACTGTCACGACGAAGGCGAGTGAATCGTTCGATTTGAAAAAAGGCGTGTGCCAGGACATTACGCACGTTATGCTCGGCATCTTGCGCAACAAGCACATCCCGGCACGTTATGTCAGTGGCTATTTGTATGTAGGGGAAGATTCCGCGCTTGTCGGCGATGCGGCAAGCCACGCGTGGGTGGAGTTCATGGTGCCGGGCATCGGCTGGGTCGGGCTCGATCCGACGAATAATGTCGAGGCGCTCGAAAATCATATCCGCGTCGGTGTCGGCCGCGACTACAACGATGTCAGCCCGGTGCAAGGCGTTTACCGCGGCGGCAGCCAGTCGCTCGATGTGAAAGTCTCCGTCAGCCTGCTCGACCAATAA